In Chaetodon trifascialis isolate fChaTrf1 chromosome 4, fChaTrf1.hap1, whole genome shotgun sequence, one DNA window encodes the following:
- the misp gene encoding mitotic interactor and substrate of PLK1 has product MDSTPRRWVLKPLSPLLQPSDLRTITGPARSNAPNLDDPAFTSDNISVARSHSSVVVSLQQGDGSRDMVVQARQVAVSKDGGGTDDEWLPSSPSNPSSPTSSLDSHSGFYSFVEDPTSPEAELNEAWMVSPQRQTQLATLKEDKGFKLQTYTSRRKPESLFLESNGDSQYEVDLNNGVKEVHKEEEKKLRKEIIRSQAPKRNPIFKDQLSALENLDLSRSTNKLVEGFSLSYSPVSFRAELPSPVEPGTVDKEQINFNTARQQFLKMEQDQLTALLNPLRSSKGHLNISLQSNPNVSSSKQVETYHSMEMSENTTMFQPSDEDETYPERKVTVCRTEESLSRQSSVFDDLDSSLEEVAVEVGGGYTSEEGIFKDNTQKNQSNKSTSDYETPIEREIRLVQEREENLRRSRGLKHKDRRAEMVEIKTKRLQSPLMPVKAKEKNRVSFIIQQEIQKENQRKEDSQQQRGILGRHSLNPPHELQDIKRQFDQQDEDKRTEERPPTESGDARVFLSPCCPHRHPEETELYISQMSAAPSSFSWGNSEVQDTRCFHQDRMTSSSSHSSSPPSSPTLTPLCDMTSTTTQSRKENLEFTGLQSRGQGALDFIEKEIEEALRREQELQELRASREETNRQLFSPAPLVEQATKMAISQFYPPVDTEKITVSSPPPRPIVRLPSVSFITAQPWISSPPPHSSPMAVRPDPPPVRGLTETLLQHFEGRRVQLKLEESSYAGIQLVDDVNNEVVESTRVIRHKNQRALRWEAGEFANQEEQ; this is encoded by the exons ATGGACAGCACCCCGAGGAGGTGGGTGTTGAAGCCTCTGTCCCCCCTGCTGCAGCCCTCAGATCTGCGCACCATCACCGGCCCCGCCCGGAGCAACGCCCCCAACCTGGACGATCCAGCCTTCACCTCCGACAACATCTCTGTCGCTCGTAGTCACTCCTCAGTGGTTGTCTCTTTGCAGCAGGGTGACGGCTCCAGGGATATGGTGGTTCAGGCCCGGCAGGTCGCAGTGTcaaaggatggaggagggacaGATGATGAGTGGCTTCCCAGCAGTCCCAGCAACCCTAGCAGTCCCACCAGCAGTTTGGACTCTCATAGCGGTTTCTACTCCTTTGTGGAAGACCCAACGAGTCCCGAGGCCGAGCTCAATGAAGCCTGGATGGTTTCACCACAGCGTCAGACTCAGCTGGCGACCCTGAAGGAGGACAAAGGATTTAAGCTACAAACTTACACCAGCAGAAGGAAGCCAGAGAGTCTGTTCTTAGAGAGCAATGGAGATTCGCAGTATGAGGTGGATCTGAACAATGGTGTCAAAGAGGTCCacaaggaagaggagaagaagctTCGCAAGGAGATCATTCGCAGCCAAGCACCAAAGAGGAACCCAATATTCAAAGATCAACTGAGTGCACTAGAAAATCTGGATCTAAGCCGATCTACAAACAAACTGGTTGAAGGTTTCAGTTTGAGCTACAGTCCTGTTAGCTTCAGAGCAGAGCTTCCCTCTCCTGTTGAGCCTGGGACTGTTGACAAGGAGCAGATCAACTTCAACACTGCCCGACAACAGTTCTTGAAGATGGAGCAGGACCAGCTGACTGCACTCCTCAACCCGCTGAGGTCCTCAAAAGGACATCTGAACATTTCTCTGCAGTCTAATCCTAATGTGTCCTCATCAAAGCAAGTGGAGACCTACCACAGCATGGAGATGAGCGAAAATACAACAATGTTTCAACCATCAGACGAAGATGAAACCTACCCAGAGAGGAAGGTGACGGTTTGCCGCACTGAGGAAAGTCTCAGCCGTCAGAGCAGTGTGTTTGATGACCTGGACTCCAGCTTGGAGGAGGTGGCAGTGGAGGTGGGAGGTGGCTACACCTCTGAGGAAGGCATTTTCAAGGACAACACTCAAAAGAACCAGAGCAACAAGTCTACAAGTGACTACGAGACACCGATCGAAAGGGAGATCCGGTTAGTTCAGGAACGTGAGGAGAACCTACGACGTTCTCGTGGGCTGAAGCACAAggacaggagagcagagatggtTGAGATTAAAACTAAACGTTTACAGTCACCGCTAATGCCTGTCAAGGCTAAAGAGAAGAACCGAGTGAGCTTCATCATCCAACAAGAGATTCAAAAAGAGAACCAGAGGAAGGAGGACTCTCAGCAACAGAGAGGGATCCTGGGACGACACAGTTTAAATCCTCCACATGAGCTGCAGGACATAAAGAGGCAGTTTGACCAACAAGACGAGgacaagaggacagaagaaagaCCCCCGACTGAGTCTGGAGATGCCCGGGTCTTCCTGTCACCTTGCTGTCCTCATCGACACCCTGAAGAAACTGAGTTGTACATCAGCCAAATGAGTGCAGCGCCATCTTCTTTCTCTTGGGGGAACTCGGAGGTCCAAGACACAAGATGTTTCCATCAAGATCGAATGACTTCTTCATcttcccactcctcctcccctccctcctccccaaCACTGACACCTCTCTGTGACATGACCTCAACCACAACTCAGTCCCGGAAGGAGAATTTGGAGTTCACCGGCCTGCAGTCCAGAGGACAAGGAGCTCTTGATTTCATTGAGAAGGAGATTGAGGAGGCCCTGAGACgggagcaggagctgcaggagctgagggCCTCCAGGGAGGAAACTAATAGACAGCTCTTCTCTCCAGCTCCTTTGGTGGAACAGGCAACCAAGATGGCTATCAGTCAGTTCTATCCCCCTGTAGACACAG aGAAGATCACCgtttcctctccacctcctcgtcCCATCGTCCGTCTGCCCTCCGTTTCCTTCATCACCGCTCAGCCCTGgatctcctcacctcctccccaCTCCTCTCCTATGGCGGTCCGGCCGGACCCCCCTCCCGTCAGAGGGCTGACAGagactctgctgcagcactttgAAGGGAGACGAGTCCAActgaagctggaggagagctCA TATGCAGGAATCCAGCTGGTCGACGACGTGAATAATGAG